A genomic region of Fundidesulfovibrio terrae contains the following coding sequences:
- a CDS encoding SpoIIE family protein phosphatase, with translation MPHDPSSPLAPPAQSAARDLLPLARALAASEALASLVLDRSGRVLSASPGAASLFGLPGPPPPGQPAVELLPGQSRASFLELLRVAQELGEARTALLRLGGTDDQPRMAAASMLPVPGGEPGEDAPALAFLARDITGEHEQTERLRRGTLEVIRLNAELRTMSVSRELALQSLEELSGRLKGVLEAASRVVIVAISQSGIITMFNPGAANLLGFAAAEMEGLETPLAFLDEEELSARGKALGLADGRTYAGVGVVMALARSGRRDSGEWTLVRKDGGRFAAELALSAIEGPHGVEGYLIVGVDVSGRKQAEEAMREREARLRAILDGAADGIITVERGGRIETLNRAAEAMFGYTSAEMAGRSLDLIAPAALNAPPPRAGASAREVMGLRQDGTGFPMELSMSTVDLPSRTISICIVRDITARRKAEEAQRLFTRRLAEQQASLERDLKAAAEIQKSLLPKDLAPDSRYEARWLFEPSATIGGDIFNILTLGPDHIGAYMLDVSGHGVPSALVAAAAAQALQFHSRAGYGPDKVLAALDAEFPLTRFDRYFSMFYCIADLEAGSISYSNAGHPPPLLVRASGGVEELDAGGTVVGLGGLLPFEIGLVEVRPGDMLAVYTDGLTEFEDRRGRRFGVKRLRRWLDGCAGLGADEALSGLRREIKAFGGKASPQDDLSVLLVRFGRGIPPDGRNP, from the coding sequence ATGCCCCACGACCCGTCATCGCCGCTCGCCCCGCCTGCGCAGTCCGCCGCCCGGGACCTGTTGCCACTGGCCAGGGCGCTGGCCGCCAGCGAGGCCCTCGCCAGCCTCGTGCTGGACCGTTCCGGGCGCGTGCTCTCGGCCAGCCCCGGCGCTGCGTCGCTCTTTGGCCTGCCGGGGCCGCCCCCGCCCGGTCAGCCCGCCGTGGAGCTTCTGCCCGGCCAAAGCCGGGCGAGCTTCCTGGAGCTCCTGCGCGTCGCGCAGGAGCTCGGCGAAGCCCGCACCGCGCTTCTGCGCCTGGGCGGCACCGACGACCAGCCCCGCATGGCCGCCGCCTCCATGCTGCCGGTGCCCGGCGGGGAACCGGGCGAGGACGCGCCCGCCCTGGCCTTCCTGGCCCGCGACATCACCGGCGAGCACGAGCAGACCGAACGCCTGCGGCGCGGCACTCTGGAGGTCATCCGGCTCAACGCCGAGTTGCGCACCATGTCCGTGTCCAGGGAGCTCGCCCTGCAATCCCTGGAGGAGCTTTCCGGCAGGCTCAAGGGGGTGCTGGAGGCCGCTTCCCGGGTGGTCATCGTGGCCATCAGCCAAAGCGGGATCATCACCATGTTCAACCCCGGCGCGGCCAACCTGCTGGGGTTCGCCGCCGCCGAGATGGAAGGGCTGGAAACCCCCCTGGCCTTCCTGGACGAAGAGGAGCTTTCGGCGCGCGGCAAGGCGCTCGGCTTGGCCGACGGCCGGACCTACGCCGGGGTAGGGGTGGTCATGGCCCTGGCCCGGTCAGGGCGCAGGGATTCCGGCGAATGGACCCTGGTCCGCAAGGACGGCGGCCGTTTCGCGGCGGAGCTGGCCCTGTCGGCCATAGAGGGCCCACACGGGGTGGAGGGCTACTTGATCGTGGGCGTGGACGTGTCCGGGCGCAAGCAGGCCGAGGAGGCCATGCGCGAGCGGGAAGCCCGGCTGCGGGCCATCCTGGACGGGGCCGCCGACGGCATCATCACGGTGGAGCGGGGCGGGCGCATCGAAACCCTGAACCGCGCCGCAGAGGCCATGTTCGGCTACACAAGCGCCGAGATGGCGGGTCGCTCCCTGGACCTGATCGCTCCCGCGGCCCTGAACGCGCCTCCGCCTCGCGCGGGCGCGTCCGCCCGGGAGGTCATGGGGCTCAGGCAGGACGGGACGGGTTTCCCCATGGAACTCTCCATGAGCACGGTGGATCTGCCCTCCAGGACCATATCCATCTGCATCGTGCGCGACATCACCGCCCGGCGCAAGGCCGAGGAGGCGCAGCGGCTTTTCACCAGGCGCCTCGCCGAACAGCAGGCGTCGCTTGAGCGCGACCTCAAGGCCGCGGCCGAGATCCAGAAGAGCCTCCTGCCCAAGGACCTGGCCCCGGATTCCCGCTACGAGGCCCGGTGGCTCTTCGAGCCCAGCGCTACCATCGGCGGGGACATCTTCAACATCCTCACCCTGGGGCCGGACCACATCGGGGCCTACATGCTCGACGTGAGCGGGCACGGGGTGCCCTCGGCGCTGGTGGCGGCGGCCGCCGCCCAGGCCCTGCAGTTCCATTCTCGCGCCGGGTACGGGCCCGACAAGGTGCTGGCCGCGCTGGACGCGGAGTTTCCCCTCACCCGTTTCGACCGCTACTTCTCCATGTTCTACTGCATCGCCGATCTGGAGGCGGGCTCCATCAGCTATTCCAACGCCGGGCACCCCCCGCCGCTTTTGGTCCGGGCCTCGGGAGGCGTCGAGGAACTGGACGCGGGAGGCACGGTGGTGGGCCTGGGAGGGCTGCTGCCCTTCGAAATCGGACTGGTCGAAGTCCGACCCGGGGACATGCTGGCTGTCTACACCGACGGCCTGACGGAATTCGAGGACAGAAGGGGTCGCCGCTTCGGCGTCAAGCGCCTGCGGCGCTGGCTGGACGGATGCGCGGGACTGGGCGCGGACGAGGCTCTTTCCGGACTGCGCCGCGAGATCAAGGCTTTCGGGGGCAAGGCGAGTCCTCAGGACGACCTGTCCGTGCTGTTGGTAAGGTTCGGGAGGGGGATCCCCCCGGACGGGAGGAATCCATGA
- a CDS encoding STAS domain-containing protein translates to MTVVESVINGVTVLAPLGTRLDAGGCGEFRRRLEQVLARGQKFIALDLGAVRFMDSTGLAVILSALQGLAGEGRIACAGAGAQVRKLFEVTRLDQGLVSLYSSVDQAVDSLARTQGRR, encoded by the coding sequence ATGACCGTGGTGGAGAGCGTGATCAACGGCGTGACCGTGCTGGCCCCCCTGGGGACGCGCCTGGACGCCGGCGGATGCGGCGAATTCCGCCGGAGGCTCGAGCAGGTGCTGGCCCGGGGCCAGAAGTTCATCGCCCTGGATCTGGGCGCGGTGCGCTTCATGGACTCCACGGGCCTGGCGGTGATTTTGTCGGCGCTCCAGGGGCTGGCCGGGGAGGGGCGGATAGCCTGCGCCGGGGCGGGCGCCCAGGTCCGCAAGCTCTTCGAGGTGACCAGGCTGGACCAGGGTCTCGTGAGCCTTTACTCCTCGGTGGACCAGGCTGTGGACAGCCTCGCCCGAACCCAGGGGAGGCGGTGA
- a CDS encoding ATP-binding protein gives MPKTRTLTMTIDSSLDNVSLVGNAVRGILENEPGPRHDIPLVELAVCEAVNNAIIHGYDQKEGFPVEVSLSLAKGKLIVTVADRGRGFSTFPDALPKVPAGEDLQNMPLGGWGLRIMGEVMEQVRYSSDAGRNELTMSRAWA, from the coding sequence ATGCCCAAAACCAGAACGCTTACGATGACCATCGACAGCTCGTTGGACAACGTCTCCCTGGTGGGCAACGCGGTGCGGGGCATCCTGGAGAACGAGCCTGGCCCCCGCCACGACATCCCGTTGGTGGAGCTGGCCGTGTGCGAGGCGGTGAACAACGCCATCATCCACGGCTACGACCAGAAGGAGGGTTTCCCTGTGGAGGTCTCCCTGAGCCTGGCCAAGGGGAAGCTCATCGTGACCGTGGCCGACCGAGGCCGGGGATTCTCCACCTTTCCCGACGCCCTGCCCAAGGTCCCCGCCGGCGAGGACCTCCAGAACATGCCCCTGGGGGGCTGGGGACTTCGGATCATGGGCGAGGTGATGGAGCAGGTGCGCTATTCCAGCGACGCGGGGCGCAACGAGCTGACCATGTCTCGGGCCTGGGCTTAA
- a CDS encoding DNA integrity scanning protein DisA nucleotide-binding domain protein yields MILSTAKQISARNVLEGLRQGLSRFSGPSRAALIMAETPDAPLVVHDPRRLLRGHEPKLAKVFLESSGWRDMAPDTAAMKPFGQAAWAEKLHLTGLICAGGYSQPLFYQMWFTERHPNMCSTGPTERWLEHAVWLLAHDYASEGAFFTSASKHALEAFEHHAVRNHIFAEMSKGLGRPPHIPLYPILAAVLDISTTREEGARPTGQVIFVEPSDADNVPWLIRFPEVERPYLHNAKHVRKLLSCVENSSRRLVSDGDRVLGVSGPANGLANRLTADFQDRFGFLRLGGKPVCSFVDGVYQSTTRKPNLVVLEEALLEAQAGPDQGHSLFQVASAIVDEARVEGFGCTLVLDPKATHPALAGQSVHPSLFLDDPLHLDLAKSLAKLDGALHLTGGGELRAFACLLDGRSVESEDRSRGARFNSALRFTAMHPGVIVVVVSADSPVFIFQGGLQLNAMCDLRQEADLELDPPTLEKWLSEQ; encoded by the coding sequence ATGATCCTAAGCACAGCCAAGCAGATCTCAGCGCGCAACGTGCTCGAGGGCCTGAGACAGGGCCTGAGCCGTTTTTCCGGACCCAGCCGGGCAGCCCTCATCATGGCCGAGACGCCTGACGCGCCTCTCGTGGTCCACGATCCGAGGCGGCTTCTGCGCGGCCACGAGCCCAAGCTGGCCAAGGTTTTCCTGGAATCGTCCGGGTGGCGGGACATGGCCCCGGACACCGCTGCCATGAAGCCCTTCGGCCAGGCCGCCTGGGCCGAAAAGCTCCACCTCACCGGGCTCATCTGCGCCGGTGGCTACTCCCAGCCGCTCTTCTACCAGATGTGGTTCACGGAACGGCACCCAAACATGTGCTCCACCGGGCCCACCGAACGCTGGCTCGAGCACGCCGTCTGGCTGCTGGCCCACGACTACGCCTCCGAGGGCGCGTTCTTCACCTCCGCCTCCAAGCACGCCCTGGAGGCTTTCGAGCACCACGCCGTGCGCAACCACATTTTCGCCGAAATGAGCAAGGGCCTGGGCCGGCCCCCCCACATTCCGCTCTATCCCATCCTGGCGGCCGTGCTGGACATATCCACCACCCGCGAGGAGGGGGCGCGTCCCACCGGGCAGGTCATCTTCGTGGAACCGTCCGACGCGGACAACGTGCCCTGGCTGATCCGCTTCCCCGAGGTCGAGCGGCCATACCTGCACAATGCCAAGCACGTGCGCAAGCTCCTGTCGTGCGTGGAGAACTCCAGCCGAAGGCTGGTCAGCGACGGCGACAGGGTGCTCGGGGTGAGCGGTCCGGCCAACGGGCTCGCCAACCGGCTCACCGCCGACTTCCAGGACCGTTTCGGCTTCCTGCGCCTGGGGGGCAAGCCCGTGTGCAGCTTCGTGGACGGCGTCTACCAGTCCACCACGCGCAAGCCCAACCTGGTGGTGCTGGAGGAGGCCCTGCTGGAGGCCCAGGCCGGTCCCGATCAGGGGCACTCCCTGTTCCAGGTGGCCAGCGCCATCGTGGACGAGGCGCGCGTGGAAGGCTTCGGCTGCACCCTGGTGCTGGACCCCAAGGCCACCCATCCGGCCCTGGCCGGGCAGAGCGTCCACCCGTCCCTTTTCCTCGACGATCCGCTGCACCTGGACCTGGCCAAGTCCCTGGCCAAGCTCGACGGCGCGCTGCACCTCACCGGCGGCGGCGAGTTGCGCGCCTTCGCCTGCCTGCTGGACGGCCGGTCCGTGGAGTCCGAGGACCGCTCGCGCGGGGCGCGCTTCAACTCGGCCCTGCGGTTCACGGCCATGCACCCGGGCGTCATCGTTGTGGTGGTCTCGGCGGATTCCCCGGTGTTCATCTTCCAGGGAGGGCTCCAGCTCAACGCCATGTGCGATCTGCGCCAGGAGGCCGACCTGGAGCTCGATCCCCCCACCCTCGAAAAATGGCTGAGCGAACAATGA